The genomic interval GTGCCCCCCAGGCTCGGATTCAGAATCGCCAACTGTGCGGGCTGCAATTGTTGATTCACTGGCGAGATCTTGGTGGAGCGCGCGACAACAACGAGCGCTTTGGGGGTCGATCCACGAAGTGAATTCATGGCTGTTTCGATCGCATTCACGTTGACGGAATCGGATCCCATGGAAACACTTGACATGGCAACTTCGCCGAACGCGTCCACGGCAAATCCAAGCACGCCTGATACGCGTTGAAGTGTTGCCCCGACTTCGGACAGCCATAGAGGCTGAGTCAAATCGCGGCGACTGAACCCAAACTGAGCCAAAAGTTCCGTTTCGATTCGAGTTCGTACTTGTTCCCAGATTAAATCCGAGCCGATCCGTACCCGTGCTTCGAAACCGACACTAATCAATTGACGCGGTAAGACCACCACTTCCACAGATCGATCGCCCTTCGTTTCAAGAGATCGACGCAGTTGACGGATGAGTTCAGAATCCATCGTCAACTGCTCTCCTCCAGCCGCGGCCACGGTCACTACGACTCGGGGGCGAAAACCTCCTGCAGCGGGTGGCAGCTTGATCGCATGGGCTTTTTCGATCCCGGCAAACGTCAGCGAGTGGGCAGCATAGTCGGGCAGCCCCACCAGTCGATCCAGCGCCGCGACAGACAACGGTGCGCGGATACGTGTCGTCTCGAGTGAATCACGATCGGCTCCACCAGTTGCCGCCAATGGATTGGTGACAGCTTGTATGCCCAGCACTTGTGTTACCGGTAGTGAGATCGCATTCACAGGAACATTCCCCGCCAGTCCCAAGCCGTGGCGATACTGGACATGAATGCCGTGGAATTCGGGAGAGGGCTGAGCGCCTTCATGGCCATCCCCGAAGCAGATGCGTGCGCCTCCTTCGATGGGATTTTGAACGACATAGACCTGTGCGTTGGGCGATTGCCCGGCCAGTTGTTCCGCTTGATGCCACAGAACTCCGTCGACACGAACTACCAATTCCGGACGAGCACCCGCCCGGCTTTGTGCATCGGGCACGTATGTGAGTGGTCCCTGGCGAAGAGCAAACTCGGTCACACCATTCACGGAGAGCGAGCGGCCTGTGGGATTTCCCAGCACTTCATCAGCGACGGTTTCCCCGTGTGTCGCTTCTGCGACGTTGCCAAAAATTTCGACGGTAGCACGTTTGTATTGATGCTGGAGCGGCTTCGTCAGGGTGACCCGGGTATGCGGATGATCCCCCGGCCGACGAGGTGTGTACACAAGCTCTGCCGATTGAATGACAGCCAGCTCGCCCACGCGAGCACCCGAATCGGGAATGTCTGTCCGTTCGCCGCGAACGATCAATTTTCGCTTCGATGAAAGTCCGGGATAAATTCCGTCCAATTCAATTGTCAGGCCAGCAATGTCTGCGTCATAAGGCTCGAGCCCCAAAGGCAGCGTCTCGCTTTGAACGTAAATCGTGATCTTTCGCAAATCGCTAAGCTTTTTCTCATCCAGTGTCCATTTCTTGTCCAAGGTGAGTTGTGTTGCGGGCCGCGACTGGCCGTAGGCGCTTGCCGTCAGAACTTCAACTTTGTCGACTCGGAAAATGAAGGGGCCCTGGGCGTCAACTCCATTCGTGGTTGTGCCCGCTCGATCGATCACAATCAAACTGCCTTGTATGATCTCCTTGTACTCCCGATCGAGAGTGAGCAGCTTTTCTGATTGGACGTTGGGATTAATGTCCTCATCATCCTTTTCCGTGCCATTCGACAGATACAAACGCCCTAGATCGACTCCGAACGGGCGGGCATGTTCACGAAAAATCTTGATGTGGTTGGGCAGATCGCTCGATGCGACAACCACATTTTCGAGCGCAGCGACTATTGAGTCTGGCGAGGTCAACCCGGAACTGGCGAGGATTTGCGACAACATATCTGGAATGGCAGCAACCATATCCGGACCTGGATCCTCGGGCTCGATATCTGGTCCCGAATTCTGAAGTGAATTCACAACCTTCGAGATTTCGGTCTGAATCGCCTCGCGGCTTTTCGCCGTGGATAAGTCATCCGGCTTGAACGCTCTAAAAGTCTTGGCCACCAATGCGAGTACGTCCGTTAGGTCATCAACAATGGCATCAATCCAGGGCCTGATCCGCGCGTATTGTTCTTCGAGAGCATTCACTTGTTCGACCTGTAACTGCGACAGTAATGGATACAGCTCGGTCGGGAGGTCCGCGGTACTCGTTCCGATCAGCGTATTGCGAATGCTGCTCAAGATCTGCCTGATTCGCCTGGCAATCGCACTATCAATCGGAATGCCGGCTTGTTGCGTTTCGAGATAGCGTGGGACGATTGAATACAACTTGTAACGGGTCGGATCGAATCGCTGAGCGCGGTCTGCCAGTTGCAAAAATGCGGGAACAGCGAAATCTTGCCATTTTTCGACGTCGGAAGGCAGTGGGCTCTCGAAGTTATGGACCAATAACAACCGCAGCGACTTCAGTTGTTCGTTAACGATGTCTGCCATGTTTGAGGCATCAGACATGCTGTTCAATTGGGGGCTCAGATTTTCTCTCAGTACGTCGATTTCGAAAAGTTCCGTCAAAGTCCGCGCAACGTTTGGATCTGCGACAATGCGAGTGATTGCGTCTTTAAGTGGCGTCACAAATTCGGTGTCGAGATAACTCTTGATGAACTGTTTTGGCGACGCTTGAGCGATCAGACCCCATATTTGATCAATGACACCGCTCGCAGACTGTTGTACCTTCTGATCGACGTCGTGGGATGGCGTCAGATCCTTGCTTCGATCAACAAGCCAATCGATGAACTCCGC from Schlesneria paludicola DSM 18645 carries:
- a CDS encoding putative baseplate assembly protein, with the protein product MSRNFEADDFDPDIASARAAATGGDCDACRAAALPPAHTPLPFGNLSGQDALHYRIGTQEDFRSTMIDRLWDDSDNPLKRLISRSSDEFVVSLLDAGATLFDVVTFYQERIANENYLRTATERLSIEAMAELLNHVPRPGVAATTFLAFTVEPGKAPTIPKRTAAQSLPTKPSELPQTFETMEEIETASKLNRLGSVRARPNKRFQGEFSPGARLTLSGTGFNVQKNDVLLFGVDMTGLSIVKAIHEDVGASRTTLRIRPWRDPEPPEIASPIGRRAWLLAFQQTITQLVTDAETASSLATTEATIQATKLFAEKTRTILTAITKALSTPPSDAEFIDWLVDRSKDLTPSHDVDQKVQQSASGVIDQIWGLIAQASPKQFIKSYLDTEFVTPLKDAITRIVADPNVARTLTELFEIDVLRENLSPQLNSMSDASNMADIVNEQLKSLRLLLVHNFESPLPSDVEKWQDFAVPAFLQLADRAQRFDPTRYKLYSIVPRYLETQQAGIPIDSAIARRIRQILSSIRNTLIGTSTADLPTELYPLLSQLQVEQVNALEEQYARIRPWIDAIVDDLTDVLALVAKTFRAFKPDDLSTAKSREAIQTEISKVVNSLQNSGPDIEPEDPGPDMVAAIPDMLSQILASSGLTSPDSIVAALENVVVASSDLPNHIKIFREHARPFGVDLGRLYLSNGTEKDDEDINPNVQSEKLLTLDREYKEIIQGSLIVIDRAGTTTNGVDAQGPFIFRVDKVEVLTASAYGQSRPATQLTLDKKWTLDEKKLSDLRKITIYVQSETLPLGLEPYDADIAGLTIELDGIYPGLSSKRKLIVRGERTDIPDSGARVGELAVIQSAELVYTPRRPGDHPHTRVTLTKPLQHQYKRATVEIFGNVAEATHGETVADEVLGNPTGRSLSVNGVTEFALRQGPLTYVPDAQSRAGARPELVVRVDGVLWHQAEQLAGQSPNAQVYVVQNPIEGGARICFGDGHEGAQPSPEFHGIHVQYRHGLGLAGNVPVNAISLPVTQVLGIQAVTNPLAATGGADRDSLETTRIRAPLSVAALDRLVGLPDYAAHSLTFAGIEKAHAIKLPPAAGGFRPRVVVTVAAAGGEQLTMDSELIRQLRRSLETKGDRSVEVVVLPRQLISVGFEARVRIGSDLIWEQVRTRIETELLAQFGFSRRDLTQPLWLSEVGATLQRVSGVLGFAVDAFGEVAMSSVSMGSDSVNVNAIETAMNSLRGSTPKALVVVARSTKISPVNQQLQPAQLAILNPSLGGTLILKPWDAQRGTII